From the genome of Candidatus Paceibacterota bacterium:
CGTTGACGGTGCCAACCAGAAGCTCTACCTCGAGTTCGGCGGCAAGCTGCTGCTGGACTATCATGCCGCGCGGGTGCTGCCCGGTTTCCAGCCCGAGGTGAAGATGCGGCTCTTGCAGCGGCTCAAGGACCGGGCGGAGGTGGTGTTGTGCATCTACGCGGGGGATATCGAGAAGAAGAAGATGCGGGCGGACTTCGGGATCACCTATGACACAGACGCGCTCAAGACGATTGACGAACTCCGGGAATGGGGCGTGACGGTGCGGGCGGTGGTGATCACGCGGTTTGACAATCAGCCGGCGGCGGTGGCCTTCAAGAACAAGCTGGAACGGCGGGATATCCGCGTCTATACGCACCGGGCGACGAAGGGTTACCCGACGGACGTGGACATGATTGTCAGCGAGGAAGGCTATGGGGCAAACCCGTGGATTGAGACAGAGCGGCCGATCGTGGTGGTCACCGGGCCGGGGCCGGGGAGCGGAAAGCTGGCCACCTGCCTGTCACAGCTTTACCACGAGCACAAGCGTGGGCGAAAGGTGGGCTACGCCAAGTTCGAGACGTTTCCGATCTGGAACCTGCCGTTGAAGCACGAGGTGAACGTGGCCTACGAAGCCGCGACCACCGAGCTGAAGGACGTAAACCTGATTGACCATTTTCATCTGGAGGCCTATGGGCAAACGGCGGTCAATTACAACCGGGACATCGAGGCGTTTCCGCTGCTGCGGCGGATCATTGAGCGGATCACGGGCGAGCCGTCGTTCTACAAATCGCCGACGGACATGGGGGTGAACCGGGCCGGTTTCGGAATCGTGGACGACGGGATGTGCCGGCAGGCGGCCCGGCAGGAAATCATCCGGCGCTATTTCAACTACGCCTGCGAGTACGCGATGGGGCTGGTAGAGCGTGATTCAGTGGAGCGGGTGGAGTTGATCATGCGGAACCTGGAACTGAGCACGACGGATCGCCGGGTGGTGGCTCCGGCG
Proteins encoded in this window:
- a CDS encoding DUF1846 domain-containing protein, with translation MKAMAIQQKEQPMAATTGFDNERYLEQQSAAILQRVDGANQKLYLEFGGKLLLDYHAARVLPGFQPEVKMRLLQRLKDRAEVVLCIYAGDIEKKKMRADFGITYDTDALKTIDELREWGVTVRAVVITRFDNQPAAVAFKNKLERRDIRVYTHRATKGYPTDVDMIVSEEGYGANPWIETERPIVVVTGPGPGSGKLATCLSQLYHEHKRGRKVGYAKFETFPIWNLPLKHEVNVAYEAATTELKDVNLIDHFHLEAYGQTAVNYNRDIEAFPLLRRIIERITGEPSFYKSPTDMGVNRAGFGIVDDGMCRQAARQEIIRRYFNYACEYAMGLVERDSVERVELIMRNLELSTTDRRVVAPAQEAARAAQSRGKGSDGFFCGAAIALKDGRIVTGMNSPLMHAASSLVLNAVKMLANIPDTIHLLPTNVTRSLSHFKTDVLKGKVTSLDLEETLIALSISALMNPAAEAAIEHLKVLHGCDVHLTHIPSPGDAAGLRKLGVNATSQPEFASKYLFVS